Part of the Aureitalea marina genome, AGATCGAATATGGTGTTGGCCCCCTGGTCAAGGTCATAGTATGCCGGACCCTCGATCAGTAGATTGGGTTGCGCATACGCAAATCGATAATACAGTCTGTTGCCGACCAACTCGGTATCGAAGAAGCCTCCTCTGTTGATGTTCTCCAGTATTCCCTGCGGACTACCCAGTTTGCCGATATTGTAATCAAAAATACGGACCACCCCATTCCCGAATAAATAGATAAAGTCTCCAGAGAAGGTATACCCGATCAGGCTGGTGATATCCGTTTCCAGGACCTTGGTCCGAGAATTCAGGTCGAAGGCTTCCAGGATTAATCGCTGATCCTGGTCTACATAGGTCAGCATGAATTTGTTCCGGTCAATATGTACCGTAGAAAGTGCTTCTAGAGTCTCGTAAAGTGGCGCCTCTACTCCTTCGGCCATATTGTAGCTATCCATTCTGTAAATATCTTCATTGAATCGATCCCTATAGAATGTAACAATATGACTTGAGCTTGCCACAGTAGAGATACTTACCGGATCCACCTCCGGCTGAAAAAATTCGTTGAACGGGCTTGAATCACCTGTCCTTACATCCCGTACCCAAACTCGATTAAAGAAACTTGGGCGGTAAAAGATCAGGTTGGGAGGCTCTGAACGAAAAACTACACCAGTATCCATGTTCATGTCCTCATTCAAATTGAGTACAGGACCCTGTATTTCACCTTCGGTAAGAACAACACTGGAATAAACGGCATTAACTGGTCTGGACAGAACGGTCAGGTCAAAATTGACGGTTCGATCCGGGTTTTCTCCATTAGTATCTTCGGAATCCTGTTCGGTGTCTGTTGCGGTGGTCGCGTCATCATCGCCCACATCACAACCAACAAAGGCAATCAGGAAAGAGAGAATCAAAAATTTCTTCATCATAGCAGCAGTTAACAAAGTTAATTAAAAGCAAAACAATGAGCCAGTTGTAATCCAACAAGCGAATGTTCGACTACCTCTTCATCAAGACGCAATCGCAATGTCAAAAACCAAGACGATCATATTTGATGGAGAATGCTCCCTTTGCAATGGGATCATCGATTGGTTGTTCCAGCAGCTACCAAGGGATGAGTTTAATTATGTTGCTTTTCAATCGCCAGAGGGACAAGAGTTACTAAAACACTATGGTTTCAACCTCTATAGGCTGGACACTGTGATCTTGATCGATGATGAAGGCCTTCACCTCCACAGTACAGGTCTGCTAAGAGTACTGAGGCTCACCAACAGATGGCATGCCCTCTCATCCTTAGCTCTAAAGTTTCCACGTCCCCTTAGAGACGGAGTCTACAGGATCGCTGCTCGCAATCGAATGCGTTGGTTTGGCGCCTCTGGCCAATGCCATATTCAGCTACCTCTGGCTAATCATTAACTCGAGGTACACGAATCTGATTCCCTAGGAATAAAGCATTGAGGAACAACCGGTTGGTTCCAAACCAAGATCCACGGAAATTTGGATTGTCTGCGAAGAGGACCACCCTACCGGCCCCTACAGCACTTACCACTAAGGATGCAGAAGGTTTCAGATAGTTCTCGTACCGATTTTCCGAGATGTATCCGTCGATGTGTGGATCGGCCGTATACTTGGCCACAGTCGCATATGGATTCTGACTGGGTTGTATGAAGACTTCGTTGTTCTTGTAGACCGGCAGAGAACGATCCGTATAACCGAAAGCTAGTGGGTGGGTCAGATCCAGATCAACCTCGAAAATAGCACCACCAACTTCTTCTCTTCCGTTATTCTCCGGAGCATCGACATATGATAGCCTCTCTGAATTTTCGTTCTTAACACTATCCTTGGTTTTGACCGTCAGTTTCTCCTTGACCAATTTCTTATTTATAGCCCACTTAGAGGCTCCTGCTATGGTGATCAGCGTATTGCCTTTGCTAACCCAATCCTTGATCTTCTTCTGTTTGAGCGAGTCCAACTGTGAATAGCTTCCAGATACCATTACCAGGGTATTGTATTGGTCAAGTGGAGCAAAATTGAAGGTTCTCAGCTGTAATTTGGTCATGGGCATTTTTACACGAGTATCCAGCAGATGCCAGACTTCTCCGGCTTCGTAGGAATTGACCCCATCCCCTATTAACATCAAAACCTTAGGAGCTTCTACCTTTCTGAAATTACCGCTACCCAGATCGATTCCTTCCAAACTAAATCCGGTGGAAACCGCATAGATATTCACCTTCCATAATTGTTGAGCCTCCTGGATGAATTGATGCAATTGCTGCGGGGACATGTCCTGCTTGCTCACGGGTATCATGATGGTACCATAATTGAATTCCTTCTGTCCGGCATGCGTATTTGTGGTAAACGGTTTGAAGGCAGAAGCCGCTTGCACACCGTTCTTCTGTAAGTAGTTCAAGGCTGCCGGTCCGTAATAATCATCCCAATCCAGTAAATAGGCATAATTGGATTGTGGAGCCGTAGTGATCTGTACCAATTCCGAATTCCCGCTTACCTCCTTGCTGGTATCAACAGAACGTACAGGCTTGTACTTCATATTGTAGAAATTGGCAACACTCCAGGCCGAGGCATCGTAGAAAACGCTGTCACGGTATTTGTTGTAGGTCTCAAAGAATGACTGAACCATCCGTTGTTGAGGTTGACGAGTAGGCACTACAAATCGATCACCTTTTTGGTAAACCTTGATGCGATGCAGTAATAACTTATCGATAAAGGCAATGGTCCGATTGACATCCTTTGGATCTCCAAATTCGTAACCAGCCACATTGGATGGTTTATTGGCAGTAACTGCCGAGTTGAAGAATTTTTGCTGATACTCTCGCAGGGTAACTTTATTTTCTACTGCTGCTTTCACCGTTGCCATACTGGAGGTAAACTGATTGCGAATGGTAAATGCAAAAGATATCTCACCATAGTCGGTCTTTTGTAAATGCCCGCGGGAACTTGCTTGCTCAAACAACAGCGCCAAGGCGCCCTGCAGATCAGGGTAGGAGGATCCATAACCTGGGTAAGTACCATCAAAAGCTTCTTTAGTGAAGTAGAAGGAACCAATATTATCCAAGGCACTGGAATAGTATGGCGCGAACAGATTATTGAGATCTTCGTAATTCTCTTTAGGCATTATGGGGTCTTCAGATCCGATCGGTTTCATCGGCTCGAAGAAATAGTTGCTGTTGGTCCCCATTTCATGAAAATCGGTTACCACATTGGGATACCATTGATGATACCAGGCTAGTTTACCCCTGCTTTCCGGGTTGATCGCCAACAACCAGTCCCTGTTCAGATCAAACCAATAATGATTGGTCCTCCCTCTTGGCCAAGCCTCCCAGTGTTCTGCATCATAATTATCGCTGACTAAAGGGTCGGCACGAAATTGATTGGCCCATTGGGTATGACGGTCCCTGCCGTCGGGATTAATGGTGGGATCAATGAAAATGACCCCATCAGAACGATACTTAACAATATCAGGATGAGATGACGCCACCAGTGTGTAGGCTGTCAATAGAGCAGCTTCAGAACTGGATGGCTCGTTACCGTGTACGTTGTAACCGAGATTGATGAGGATAGGCAGAGCATCTGGACTACCCGGATCTTGGTCCGGGTTGGTAAACTTAAGATGTTCCAATCGGATCTGTTCCATGTTCTGAATGTGATCGGGATCCGAAATTGTGAGCATGACCAGTTTCCGGGCCTCATGGGTCTGTCCGTAATACGTTATGGCTGCCCTGTCCGATAGCCGCGCCAGTAGCTCCATATAACCAACGATCAGATCGTGGCGCGTATGCATAGCGCCCACCTGATACCCCAGATACTGTTCTGGGCTGGGAATTTCCGGATCGAATGGACCGTAATCCTGTAAATAGTAATCTTGGGCCTGTGTTGAGATTCCAGCCAAGGCGAGAAAGCAAAAGAGGAAAATGTTGGTGAATTTCATAGGATGGTAATTGATTGTTCTAAAATAAACCAATTAGCCCGGATTAACACAACTTTAGTAGCCGCTGGTTAAACCTCTTGTATTCGGTTTAGTCATAAGGACATAACCTTATAAAATTAATAACAATGAAGACACTAGTTTATTTAGCCCTGGCGTTGACTACCCTTATTGGTTGGTCCCAACCTGTAAGGGGTTCCCACGATAATCGTAACCCTATGAAGGAGAAACTGGCGGAATTGTCGCCAGAACAGTTAGCGGATCTCAAGACCAAGAAGATGACCTTACAGTTGGACCTGGATGAGAAACAACAACAGCAGATCCACAATTTTCACCTGAACCAGATACAAAACAGAAGGCAAGAAATAGAAAATGGCAAAAAACCAAAGGATATGACCGCCTATGAACTCTATGCCTTCAAATCCCAACAGTTGGACAGACAAATAGCCGCAAAAGATCAATTGAGGTCAATTTTGAGCGAAGAACAATTCGATAAACTGGAAAAGTCAGTTAAACGCGGGAAAGCCATGATGTTGAAGCGG contains:
- a CDS encoding thiol-disulfide oxidoreductase DCC family protein, translated to MSKTKTIIFDGECSLCNGIIDWLFQQLPRDEFNYVAFQSPEGQELLKHYGFNLYRLDTVILIDDEGLHLHSTGLLRVLRLTNRWHALSSLALKFPRPLRDGVYRIAARNRMRWFGASGQCHIQLPLANH
- a CDS encoding M14 family zinc carboxypeptidase — protein: MKFTNIFLFCFLALAGISTQAQDYYLQDYGPFDPEIPSPEQYLGYQVGAMHTRHDLIVGYMELLARLSDRAAITYYGQTHEARKLVMLTISDPDHIQNMEQIRLEHLKFTNPDQDPGSPDALPILINLGYNVHGNEPSSSEAALLTAYTLVASSHPDIVKYRSDGVIFIDPTINPDGRDRHTQWANQFRADPLVSDNYDAEHWEAWPRGRTNHYWFDLNRDWLLAINPESRGKLAWYHQWYPNVVTDFHEMGTNSNYFFEPMKPIGSEDPIMPKENYEDLNNLFAPYYSSALDNIGSFYFTKEAFDGTYPGYGSSYPDLQGALALLFEQASSRGHLQKTDYGEISFAFTIRNQFTSSMATVKAAVENKVTLREYQQKFFNSAVTANKPSNVAGYEFGDPKDVNRTIAFIDKLLLHRIKVYQKGDRFVVPTRQPQQRMVQSFFETYNKYRDSVFYDASAWSVANFYNMKYKPVRSVDTSKEVSGNSELVQITTAPQSNYAYLLDWDDYYGPAALNYLQKNGVQAASAFKPFTTNTHAGQKEFNYGTIMIPVSKQDMSPQQLHQFIQEAQQLWKVNIYAVSTGFSLEGIDLGSGNFRKVEAPKVLMLIGDGVNSYEAGEVWHLLDTRVKMPMTKLQLRTFNFAPLDQYNTLVMVSGSYSQLDSLKQKKIKDWVSKGNTLITIAGASKWAINKKLVKEKLTVKTKDSVKNENSERLSYVDAPENNGREEVGGAIFEVDLDLTHPLAFGYTDRSLPVYKNNEVFIQPSQNPYATVAKYTADPHIDGYISENRYENYLKPSASLVVSAVGAGRVVLFADNPNFRGSWFGTNRLFLNALFLGNQIRVPRVND